A genomic segment from Triticum dicoccoides isolate Atlit2015 ecotype Zavitan chromosome 1A, WEW_v2.0, whole genome shotgun sequence encodes:
- the LOC119364055 gene encoding uncharacterized protein LOC119364055 — MTPPFRPSPSSTAPAPRGCGGERCASGRDAWPLHHVRHNDVFCRLCSSCVLLYHPASFCSACLLLLHTDAAAIAAAAAGQDPHFDPAVAPPGPTAECSNCGLFVAHVACVPDPVSFVCPPCAAEAEGRPFTYAPAARRVMDERAARILLVAARLAHESIGRAAAAAREEAERRVQEAAVARKRSREMLDAAFRALEEEARAAKIKEEEAAAREAKNKKEKPAAAQPPKKKTPKSSESSRDRDKMLKFNAMQQPALAFAAAAAAAASSMPLSTPSSTPLSNPTPKEDKKPMKLEEQQGSTDTLADDDAKGLFGTLQS, encoded by the exons ATGACGCCGCCCTTCCGCCCGTCGCCCTCCTCCACCGCCCCCGCCCCGCGCGGCTGCGGCGGCGAGCGCTGCGCCTCCGGCCGCGACGCCTGGCCGCTCCACCACGTCCGCCACAACGACGTCTTCTGccgcctctgctcctcctgcgtccTCCTCTACCACCCCGCCTCCTTCTGCtccgcctgcctcctcctcctccacacggacgccgccgccatcgccgccgccgccgccgggcagGACCCCCACTTCGACCCCGCCGTCGCCCCGCCGGGCCCCACCGCCGAGTGCTCCAATTGCGGCCTCTTCGTCGCCCATGTCGCCTGCGTCCCGGACCCCGTCTCCTTCGTCTGCCCGCCGTGCGCCGCGGAGGCCGAGGGCCGGCCCTTCACCTacgcgcccgccgcccgccgcgtgATGGACGAGCGCGCCGCGCGGATCCTCCTCGTCGCGGCCCGGCTCGCGCACGAGTCcatcggccgcgccgccgccgccgcccgcgaggAGGCCGAGCGCCGCGTCCAGGAGGCTGCTGTCGCGCGGAAGCGCTCGCGGGAAATGCTCGACGCGGCCTTCCGGGCGCTCGAGGAGGAGGCCAGGGCCGCCAagatcaaggaggaggaggcggcggccagggaggccaagaacaagaaggagaagccCGCCGCGGCCCAGCCGCCCAAGAAGAAGACCCCTAAGAGCAGCGAGTCGAGCAGGGACAGGGATAAGATGCTCAAGTTCAATGCCATGCAGCAGCCGGCGCTGGCATTTgctgcggcagcggctgccgcagcCAGCTCAATGCCGTTGTCAACGCCATCGTCGACCCCACTGTCAAACCCAACACCCAAGGAGGACAAGAAGCCCATGAAACTGGAGGAGCAGCAAG GTTCAACGGACACATTAGCAGATGACGATGCGAAGGGGTTGTTTGGGACCTTGCAATCATAA